Proteins from one Triticum aestivum cultivar Chinese Spring chromosome 7A, IWGSC CS RefSeq v2.1, whole genome shotgun sequence genomic window:
- the LOC123147596 gene encoding protein FAR1-RELATED SEQUENCE 5 produces MVNTDGEGADAGGGDPMSVDESVGVVGADQCEGARLQDSGAPVSVEGAREGQVPVSHPGGGMRVRGATVEEAESEEVPTVQGSKEGAEELLLKVVYSEEEAYKLYCDYGHRTGFSVRKGKQSYFTGTKRIRTKDYFCSKEGLKEAEKLTDENFNDPHTRTNCRAMVRFRANSQGEWRVIRLVSDHNHNLVRPEERHLLRSAKSLIAGRSCSAADAVLYGGYQLGGVPSQMAASTSVANNAETPRQDLLPGFSSITRTSAVGTGELQSIVSHLKSRANLDGMFYWDVQLDRAGRMSNIFWRDGRSRMDYDCFGDVVVFDSTYRLNKQNYIVAPFVGVNHHWQTTMYGCALLADDSMSSFTWLFKSFLEAMGNRQPRSIFTNQDQVMSNAIEEVFPNACHRIAHWHIQKNAASRLGALNASKAFNKMITKCMQGCDSEAEFEGTWAAMLREFKLQDNKWLSKLYKLKQKWCGALNKCTFDGGVENEPQCDSLSNIFTCIVDKSTSLSTIVAAVDKLTEDWREKEFDEDVRCCQRPLSCIIKHSDILNHAAKVYTHRIYKLFETYFLDGCGATKFKALPCEDSDTYRFEMTMQGRGSRVCTVHLNMSTMQLTCSCSQFETMGLLCPHTLKALSIKNVGKIPEIYILKRWTRDAKQWVFNPKQYESSYQECMDDEAGYCNHAMRYAYDLVMKSEGQEELRRSLWEALEGGEKELEKYQNATQYAQSYAT; encoded by the coding sequence ATGGTGAACACTGACGGTGAAGGTGCCGATGCCGGGGGAGGAGACCCAATGAGCGTCGATGAGAGCGTCGGTGTCGTTGGGGCAGACCAGTGTGAAGGAGCCAGGTTGCAGGACAGCGGTGCTCCGGTCAGCGTTGAAGGGGCCAGGGAAGGACAGGTGCCGGTTTCTCACCCCGGCGGCGGAATGAGGGTGCGAGGAGCCACTGTGGAGGAAGCCGAGAGCGAGGAGGTCCCAACTGTGCAGGGCAGCAAGGAGGGGGCCGAGGAGCTGCTCCTGAAGGTGGTGTACAGTGAGGAGGAGGCGTACAAGCTGTACTGTGACTACGGGCACCGCACGGGGTTCAGCGTCCGCAAGGGCAAGCAGTCCTACTTCACTGGCACCAAGAGGATCAGGACCAAGGACTACTTCTGCTCCAAGGAGGGCCTCAAGGAAGCAGAGAAGCTTACCGACGAGAACTTCAACGACCCGCACACCAGGACCAATTGCAGGGCCATGGTTCGCTTCAGAGCAAACAGCCAGGGCGAGTGGAGGGTAATCCGACTCGTGTCTGATCACAACCACAACTTGGTAAGACCTGAAGAACGACACCTTCTGCGGTCTGCCAAGTCACTTATAGCTGGGAGGTCATGTTCTGCTGCGGATGCGGTGTTATATGGTGGGTACCAGTTAGGGGGTGTACCTTCCCAAATGGCTGCAAGCACTAGCGTAGCTAACAACGCAGAGACTCCGAGGCAAGATTTGCTCCCTGGTTTTAGCAGCATAACAAGGACATCAGCCGTAGGGACCGGAGAGTTGCAAAGCATTGTAAGCCATCTAAAGAGCAGAGCAAATTTAGATGGAATGTTTTACTGGGATGTTCAGTTAGACCGAGCTGGTCGGATGAGTAATATCTTTTGGCGAGATGGTAGGAGCAGAATGGACTATGACTGTTTCGGTGACGTGGTTGTCTTTGATTCAACTTACCGCTTAAACAAACAGAATTATATAGTTGCTCCTTTTGTTGGTGTGAACCACCATTGGCAGACCACTATGTATGGCTGTGCATTATTAGCAGATGATTCCATGTCATCTTTCACGTGGCTGTTCAAGTCTTTCTTGGAGGCAATGGGAAACCGGCAACCACGATCTATTTTCACCAACCAAGACCAAGTTATGTCAAATGCAATTGAGGAAGTGTTTCCAAATGCATGCCATCGCATTGCTCACTGGCACATTCAAAAGAATGCCGCTTCTCGCCTTGGTGCACTTAATGCTTCTAAAGCATTTAATAAGATGATCACCAAGTGTATGCAGGGATGCGACTCAGAAGCAGAATTCGAGGGAACATGGGCTGCGATGCTCCGTGAGTTTAAGTTGCAGGATAATAAGTGGCTGAGCAAACTTTATAAGCTCAAGCAGAAGTGGTGTGGTGCTCTGAACAAGTGCACTTTTGATGGTGGGGTCGAAAACGAGCCACAATGTGACAGTTTGAGTAACATATTCACTTGCATTGTTGATAAATCGACTTCTCTTTCCACAATTGTTGCTGCTGTGGATAAGCTGACTGAGGATTGGCGCGAAAAAGAGTTTGATGAGGATGTGCGGTGTTGTCAAAGGCCACTTTCTTGTATTATAAAGCACAGTGATATTTTGAATCATGCAGCAAAAGTTTATACACACAGAATCTACAAGCTATTCGAGACATATTTTCTTGACGGTTGTGGGGCCACAAAATTCAAGGCACTTCCGTGTGAAGACAGTGACACATATCGGTTTGAGATGACTATGCAGGGTAGAGGGTCAAGAGTCTGCACAGTTCATCTGAATATGTCAACAATGCAACTCACTTGCAGCTGTAGTCAGTTTGAGACAATGGGTTTACTTTGTCCACATACTCTGAAAGCTCTTAGTATCAAGAATGTGGGCAAAATTCCAGAAATATATATACTGAAGCGGTGGACCAGAGATGCTAAGCAGTGGGTTTTCAACCCAAAGCAATATGAATCATCATATCAGGAGTGCATGGATGATGAAGCTGGATACTGCAACCATGCTATGAGGTATGCTTATGACCTTGTGATGAAGAGTGAAGGGCAGGAGGAATTGAGAAGATCTCTTTGGGAGGCTCTTGAGGGTGGAGAGAAAGAATTGGAGAAATACCAAAATGCTACACAGTATGCACAATCTTATGCCACTTGA